A region of Anopheles merus strain MAF chromosome 2R, AmerM5.1, whole genome shotgun sequence DNA encodes the following proteins:
- the LOC121589386 gene encoding myosin-I heavy chain isoform X2, with protein sequence MTCISDIDENGINRNLKVRYERDQIYTYTGSILIAVNPYKEIDCYTQEYVAKYHGQKLGLLEPHVFAMAEAAYRNIRDNNTNQSCVISGESGAGKTETTKFILQYLCSVTCDVSTWVQQQILEANTILEAFGNAKTIRNDNSSRFGKFMQVCFDAKWCIKGCIIQDYLLEQSRITFQSPGERNYHVLYQLVAEGKTNGELAAALHLRDASFYRYLNASGGTGEAGTDQSALEVATESKRFEALRLAFNVLQISQPLIDGIFRVLSAIMWLGNLDFADVDGERCELAPGDGEIVAIVAQLLGLQEADLVQVLLKRQINVRGNITEIPLKLQEAGENRHAMAKALYSRTFAWLISHINTCINPGQDASRFLGVLDIFGFENFNTNSFEQLCINYTNEKLHKFFNHYVFALEQEIYRQEEIKFSHIQFTDNTLCLELIEKPPRCILKLLTEQCHMPKGSDTAYLTNLHGEFESHGSYVKGQDRRHWESEFGIRHYAGCVSYTVKGFVDKNRDVQQDVLFDHMSRSTNTFVQEIASFQDLLSIQHVQSASSTTSTVSRGTSKGKLTVSDTFRQQLQALVDVLQSTNPWYVRCIKPNAAKLPNDYDDRLVLDQLRYLGMLDIIRIRREGFPVHLTFDDFVQKYQCLTKRFRNMSSQDQALAVIRELNVPTTEWQLGRTKVFLRSVVHEPLEDARKQVINAKALIIQRNWKRFSQQRQYGRTRSAALKIQHAYKGWKLRIEFLKKRRAAIVIQSHLRGVFAREVATALREMRRVDEEMRKRERLEAERREREAAQAEADRKALEESERVAKEEILALSQMAEQINSKLHSQQQHAANNNSRLLAAQAAQNGAAAGGDGKGAGPPQAGGARGAGSASLQSNDSVDLDNLFAFLSEVQPNANSNAIIDEIGEKMDNLVEDLDVELESVIQQEIEGLTSERNNNVATVKSAAGPLANGTGANNAISSNNNNNNSINNNKPTTPKPLGGIPSLPEPTMPPPPPPIENNNHTLPVAQSHHPATLHHIRRHEEPIYEAVIHLKELPPPPLDGHEKVPPIPQHQSQQLAAAMPSPPPPVHAHQQPVPPPHATHVAPAPPHHAGPVAQPAATHAAHSEAPPQPPPHAHAAPSHAYVHLENGTGHKLRPKSPAVIRSASPIQRTGTNGPMSPSSPKHSRPSSRASSTGGGHPFAEREQRRKYRVEKKLQEMQQLDITEREKELLRDDVYYDILEFAESYYNTHERSPEGTIMATLTRKGRKSVDMVPKYEMITYYRGTTIPSSHIHMYDPENVTIACNIFRDLCKYIRGELNSERELQVIQFIIGQGIEREELRDEIFVQCMRQATNNPSVDWTDRVWLLLCLTIVAFQPSKLLFRYFVSFLKKNLESLEGKLRQYVQWCLDNCKNTKVRCRQYPPSSVEVAAMRRLGTIVCRFFFLDGRTKAIDVHPTDTASDAVAKLAEKLGLGNIEGWAIYQSRPDGEEHVKSHDYLYDIIAAWEAKQTKIHASSSTLRKNATTLGSGENRFVFKKRLFKSTRELSQDPVEVNMLYAQAVYSVVKCDDFPVSEKVALQLAGLQAQVALGDPSNQPKPEYYSDVPSYLPERISKTREEQFWVPILAQAHRQYGSGRTELTAKVLYLSCVMQYPLYGTTMFAVSYRGYWSYGNSLILGVNCEGIILIKPDDKFVLYEFRYAEVESIMLDPSDSFITISLNRHTSTGSADQQRCFVFETAQKNEIGSLIVSYYPALSNWITENEVPPKKSKGITNEDRVRLHHNLVVCRRHLVDTELLRKPQDPSGGFLRNTLRRLSKHRLEKLRAEHGSPVHDHGETYKGFPHAYWAFSRQALPQSLSKLPDQEEQAMLQVFNSILTYAGLGQNGETVQRAEDEHITLIQSIMDRCMRKESLLNELYLQLIKQTTDHPDPNSRVNLRHWALLSLACSVILPPQKVVRKYLLGHLKRCASDFITEEGKYARFAEKCFFKTQGTRRRQWPPSREEIICTINRRPIYARFHFMDGQYHSVEFHPSSTSREVMEIVKKKIGLQENALGYAIYEVLGASERSLLPDEKVADVMSKWEKYRTAAAQAVQQNQSSNLPPACRRQHHLFLFKKHLFCDQYMNLDDPVEKELLYHQVLHGLRTERFPITEMEAIMLTALQGQLELGDSSDIVQDYRPIAAHCLPPRFVPNIPRDSVAMHHQSLRGTTPAEAKKSFLNLIQSWPLHKATIFDVMQSFTSNWPRMLWLAVDQKGLHLLEHRSRNTLCTYDYQSILSFSPNMNCLMIITGSDKKQSKVILTTAQAFQIANLIREYMEVLQRQQTHVDDTQKENQSAGANQPPVPQVPPHNQPLPPPHQHLPVQPPSSQGGPAAAPGTDLRKGGQRPPSMLLRQSSAALVAPQPS encoded by the exons CGTGCTGTACCAGCTCGTGGCGGAGGGCAAAACGAACGGCGAGCTGGCGGCGGCCCTCCATCTGCGGGACGCCTCGTTCTACCGCTATCTGAACGCTTCGGGCGGTACCGGTGAGGCGGGCACCGATCAGTCGGCCCTCGAGGTTGCCACCGAGTCGAAGCGGTTCGAGGCGCTGCGGCTAGCGTTCAACGTGCTGCAGATCTCGCAGCCCCTGATCGACGGCATCTTTCGCGTGCTGAGTGCCATAATGTGGTTGGGCAATCTGGACTTTGCCGACGTGGACGGCGAGCGGTGCGAGCTGGCACCGGGCGACGGAGAGATAGTGGCGATCGTGGCCCAGCTGCTCGGGCTGCAGGAGGCGGACCTGGTGCAGGTGCTGCTCAAGCGGCAGATCAACGTGCGCGGCAACATCACGGAGATACCGCTGAAGCTGCAGGAGGCGGGCGAGAACCGGCACGCGATGGCGAAGGCACTGTACTCGCGCACCTTCGCCTGGCTGATCAGCCACATCAACACGTGCATCAACCCGGGCCAGGATGCGTCCCGGTTTTTGGGCGTGCTGGACATCTTCGGGTTCGAGAACTTCAACACCAACTCGTTCGAGCAGCTGTGCATCAACTACACGAACGAGAAGCTGCACAAGTTCTTCAACCACTACGTGTTTGCGCTCGAGCAGGAGATT TACCGCCAAGAGGAAATCAAGTTCTCCCACATCCAGTTCACCGACAACACGCTCTGTCTGGAGCTGATCGAGAAGCCGCCGCGCTGCATCCTGAAGCTGCTGACGGAACAGTGCCATATGCCAAAGGGGTCCGACACGGCGTACCTCACCAACCTGCACGGCGAGTTCGAGTCGCACGGCAGCTACGTCAAGGGGCAGGATCGGCGCCACTGGGAGTCGGAGTTTGGCATCCGGCACTATGCGGGCTGCGTAAGCTACACCGTGAAGGGATTCGTGGACAAGAACCGGGACGTGCAGCAGGACGTGCTGTTCGACCATATGAGTCGCAGCACGAACACGTTCGTGCAGGAAATCGCCTCCTTCCAGGATCTGCTCTCCATCCAGCACGTTCAGTCGGCATCGTCCACCACCAGCACGGTGTCGCGCGGCACGTCCAAGGGCAAGCTGACCGTCAGTGACACCTTCCGCCAGCAGCTGCAGGCCCTGGTGGATGTGCTCCAGAGCACGAACCCGTGGTACGTGCGGTGCATCAAGCCGAACGCGGCCAAGCTGCCGAACGACTACGACGACCGGCTGGTGCTGGATCAGCTGCGCTATCTCGGCATGCTCGACATCATCCGCATACGGCGCGAGGGCTTCCCGGTGCACCTGACGTTTGACGATTTCGTGCAGAAGTACCAGTGCCTCACGAAGCGCTTCCGCAACATGTCCAGCCAGGACCAGGCGCTGGCCGTAATACGCGAGCTGAACGTACCGACCACCGAGTGGCAGCTCGGGCGCACCAAAGTCTTCCTGCGCAGCGTGGTGCACGAGCCGCTCGAGGACGCCCGCAAGCAGGTGATCAACGCGAAGGCGCTGATCATACAGCGCAACTGGAAGCGGTTCAGCCAGCAGCGCCAGTACGGACGGACCCGGTCGGCCGCCCTCAAGATACAGCACGCGTACAAGGGGTGGAAGCTGCGCATCGAGTTCCTGAAGAAGCGGCGCGCCGCCATCGTCATCCAGAGCCACCTGCGGGGCGTGTTTGCGCGCGAGGTCGCGACGGCTCTGCGCGAGATGCGGCGCGTCGACGAGGAGATGCGCAAGCGCGAACGGCTCGAGGCGGAGCGGCGCGAGCGGGAAGCGGCCCAGGCGGAAGCGGACCGGAAGGCGCTGGAGGAAAGCGAAAG GGTTGCCAAAGAAGAGATACTCGCTCTGTCGCAAATGGCCGAGCAGATAAACTCGAAACTGCACTCACAGCAACAGCATGCCGCAAACAATAACAGCCGCCTGCTGGCCGCGCAGGCCGCACAGAACGGTGCCGCCGCTGGGGGCGATGGCAAGGGCGCTGGGCCACCGCAAGCCGGTGGCGCACGGGGGGCCGGTTCGGCCAGCCTGCAGAGCAACGACTCGGTTGATCTGGACAATCTGTTTGCCTTCCTCAGCGAGGTGCAGCCGAACGCGAACTCGAACGCCATCATTGACGAGATCGGCGAGAAGATGGACAACCTGGTGGAGGACCTCGACGTCGAGCTGGAGTCGGTGATCCAGCAGGAGATCGAGGGATTGACCAGCGAGCGGAACAATAACGTCGCGACGGTGAAGAGCGCGGCGGGTCCGCTGGCAAATGGCACTGGTGCTAACAATGCGattagcagcaacaacaacaacaataacagcattaacaacaacaagccaACCACTCCGAAGCCGCTGGGCGG CATCCCATCACTTCCCGAGCCGACgatgccgccaccgccgccaccgatcgaaaacaacaaccacacgctGCCGGTCGCACAGTCGCACCATCCGGCCACGCTGCACCACATCCGTCGCCACGAAGAACCGATCTACGAGGCCGTCATTCATCTGAAGGAGCTTCCACCGCCGCCGCTGGACGGGCACGAAAAGGTTCCACCAATACCGCAGCACCAGTCGCAGCAGCTGGCAGCGGCCATGCCATCGCCGCCTCCACCGGTACACGCCCATCAGCAACCGGTACCGCCGCCACATGCAACACACGTGGCGCCCGCTCCACCGCATCACGCTGGTCCGGTAGCACAGCCGGCAGCGACGCATGCGGCCCACAGCGAAGCTccgccgcagccgccgccCCACGCGCATGCCGCACCCAgccacgcgtacgtgcatctCGAGAACGGAACGGGTCACAAGCTGCGCCCCAAGAGCCCGGCCGTCATACGCTCCGCTAGCCCGATACAGCGCACCGGCACCAATGGGCCAATGAGCCCCTCGTCGCCCAAGCACAGCCGGCCAAGCTCGCGTGCCTCCTCGACCGGCGGGGGCCATCCGTTCGCGGAGCGTGAGCAGCGCCGCAAGTACCGCGTGGAGAAGAAGCTGCAGGAGATGCAGCAGCTGGACATTACCGAGCGGGAGAAGGAGCTGCTGCGGGACGACGTCTACTACGACATACTCGAGTTTGCCGAAAGCTACTACAACACGCACGAACGGTCGCCGGAGGGCACGATCATGGCGACGCTCACGCGCAAGGGCCGCAAATCGGTCGACATGGTGCCGAAGTACGAGATGATCACGTACTACCGCGGGACGACCATCCCGTCCTCCCACATCCACATGTACGATCCGGAGAACGTGACGATTGCGTGCAACATCTTCCGCGACCTGTGCAAGTACATCCGCGGCGAGCTGAACAGCGAGCGGGAGCTGCAGGTCATCCAGTTCATCATCGGGCAGGGCATCGAGCGGGAGGAGCTGCGGGACGAGATCTTCGTGCAGTGCATGCGGCAGGCCACCAACAACCCGAGCGTCGACTGGACCGACCGTGTCTGGCTACTGCTCTGCCTGACGATCGTCGCCTTCCAGCCGAGCAAGCTGCTGTTCCGGTACTTTGTGAGCTTCCTGAAGAAGAACCTCGAATCGCTCGAGGGCAAGCTGCGCCAGTACGTCCAGTGGTGTCTGGACAACTGCAAAAACACCAAGGTCCGGTGCCGCCAGTATCCCCCGTCGAGTGTGGAAGTGGCC GCTATGCGACGGCTCGGTACGATCGTGTGTCGGTTCTTCTTCCTCGATGGGCGCACCAAAGCGATCGATGTGCATCCGACCGATACGGCGAGCGACGCGGTCGCCAAACTGGCGGAAAAGCTCGGCCTGGGCAACATCGAAGGCTGGGCCATCTATCAGTCCCGCCCGGACGGCGAAGAGCACGTCAAATCGCACGACTATCTGTACGACATTATCGCGGCCTGGGAAGC CAAGCAGACGAAGATTCACGCATCCAGCTCAACGTTGCGCAAGAACGCAACCACGCTCGGGTCGGGCGAGAACCGGTTCGTGTTTAAGAAGCGGCTGTTCAAGAGCACCCGGGAGCTCTCGCAGGATCCGGTCGAGGTGAACATGCTGTACGCGCAAGCTGTTTACAGTGTCGTGAAG TGCGACGATTTCCCAGTCTCGGAGAAGGTTGCCCTTCAGCTGGCGGGCCTGCAGGCGCAGGTTGCGCTCGGCGACCCATCGAACCAGCCGAAGCCGGAGTACTACTCGGACGTGCCGAGCTATCTGCCGGAGCGCATCTCGAAAACCCGCGAAGAACAGTTCTGGGTGCCGATACTGGCCCAAGCTCATCGACAGTACGGTTCAGGGCGCACGGAGCTAACGGCAAAGGTGCTGTACCTGTCGTGTGTCATGCAGTACCCACTGTACGGCACGACGATGTTCGCCGTGTCCTACCGTGGCTATTGGAGCTATGGCAACAGTCTCATACTCGGCGTGAACTGCGAGGGTATCATCCTGATCAAGCCGGACGACAAGTTCGTGCTGTACGAGTTCCGGTACGCCGAGGTGGAGTCGATCATGCTCGATCCGAGCGACAGCTTCATCACGATCAGCCTGAACCGGCACACCAGCACCGGCAGCGCCGATCAGCAGCGGTGCTTCGTGTTCGAGACGGCGCAGAAGAACGAGATCGGCTCACTGATCGTGTCCTACTATCCCGCCCTTTCGAACTGGATCACCGAGAACGAGGTGCCGCCGAAGAAAAGCAAGGGCATCACGAACGAGGACCGGGTCCGGCTGCACCACAACCTGGTCGTCTGCCGGCGCCACCTGGTCGATACGGAGCTGCTGCGCAAACCGCAGGACCCGAGCGGTGGCTTCCTGCGCAACACGCTGCGCCGGCTGTCGAAGCATCGGCTTGAGAAGCTGCGGGCCGAGCACGGCAGCCCGGTTCACGACCACGGCGAAACGTACAAGGGCTTCCCGCACGCGTACTGGGCGTTCAGCCGTCAGGCACTGCCCCAGAGCCTCAGCAAGCTGCCCGACCAGGAGGAACAGGCAATGCTGCAGGTGTTCAACTCGATTCTCACATACGCCGGTCTCGGACAGAATG GCGAAACAGTTCAGCGCGCAGAGGACGAACACATCACGCTCATACAGTCGATCATGGATCGCTGCATGCGCAAGGAGTCACTGCTGAACGAACTGTATCTGCAGCTGATCAAGCAAACGACCGACCATCCCGATCCCAACTCGCGCGTCAACCTGCGCCACTGGGCGCTGCTCTCCCTTGCCTGTAGCGTCATACTGCCACCGCAGAAGGTGGTGCGCAAGTATCTGCTAGGCCATCTGAAACGTTGCGCTAGCGATTTCATCACCGAGGAGGGCAAGTATGCACGCTTTGCCGAGAAATGTTTCTTCAAAACGCAGGGCACCCGCCGTCGGCAGTGGCCACCGTCGCGCGAGGAAATCATCTGCACGATCAACCGGCGGCCGATCTACGCGCGGTTCCACTTCATGGACGGGCAGTACCATTCGGTCGAGTTCCACCCAAGCTCGACCTCTCGAGAGGTGATGGAAATCGTGAAGAAGAAGATCGGACTGCAGGAAAATGCACTCG GTTACGCTATCTACGAAGTGCTGGGCGCATCGGAACGCAGCTTGCTGCCGGACGAGAAGGTTGCTGACGTGATGTCCAAGTGGGAAAAGTACCGCACGGCGGCCGCCCAGGCGGTGCAGCAAAATCAGAGCTCCAACTTACCGCCCGCCTGCCGCCGGCAGCACCATCTGTTTCTGTTCAAGAAGCATCTGTTCTGCGACCAGTACATGAACCTGGACGATCCCGTCGAAAAGGAATTGCTCTATCACCAGGTGCTACACGGTTTGCGTACCGAACGTTTTCCAATCACCGAAATGGAGGCT ATTATGTTAACTGCTCTACAAGGACAACTTGAGCTCGGCGACAGCTCCGACATCGTGCAGGACTATCGACCCATAGCGGCGCACTGTTTGCCGCCGCGCTTTGTGCCGAACATACCGCGCGACAGCGTGGCCATGCACCATCAGAGCCTGCGCGGGACGACGCCGGCCGAGGCGAAGAAATCCTTCCTGAATCTCATCCAGAGCTGGCCACTGCACAAGGCCACCATCTTCGACGTGATGCAGTCGTTCACCTCCAACTGGCCCCGGATGCTGTGGCTAGCGGTCGACCAGAAGGGTTTGCATCTGCTCGAGCACCGTTCGCGCAACACGCTCTGCACGTACGACTACCAGTCGATTCTGTCGTTCTCGCCCAACATGAACTGTCTGATGATCATTACCGGCTCGGATAAGAAACAGTCGAAGGTGATACTGACCACGGCGCAG GCCTTCCAAATTGCTAACCTTATTCGCGAGTACATGGAAGTGCTGCAGCGCCAGCAAACGCACGTGGACGATACGCAGAAGGAAAACCAATCGGCCGGCGCTAATCAACCGCCCGTGCCCCAAGTTCCACCGCACAACCAACCGCTGCCACCGCCCCATCAGCATCTTCCAGTGCAGCCGCCATCCAGCCAGGGTGGCCCAGCTGCAGCACCGGGCACTGATCTGCGAAAGGGCGGCCAAAGGCCACCCTCAATGCTGCTGCGTCAGTCCAGTGCGGCACTGGTCGCACCGCAACCTAGCTAG